In one Parambassis ranga chromosome 6, fParRan2.1, whole genome shotgun sequence genomic region, the following are encoded:
- the phaf1 gene encoding phagosome assembly factor 1 isoform X2, with amino-acid sequence MLDLEVVPERSLGNEQWEFALGMPFSQAISILQKHCRIIKNVQVLYSEQTPLCHDLILNLTQDGIKLLFDATSQRLKVIEVYDLSKVKLKYCGVHFNSQAIAPTIEQIDQSFGATHPGVYNAAEQLFHLNFRGLSFSFQLDSWNEAPKYEIPHGAMVKRMHIYTGNNLQETRAPAMPLACFLGNIYAECVDVLRDRAGPLGLKLRLLTAGSGLGVMADAKVRSLERNIYFGDSCQDVLGALGSPHKVFYKSEDKMKIHSPSPHKQVPSKCNDYFFNYFTLGVDILFDSSTHLVKKFVLHTNYPGHYNFNIYHRCDFKIPLVIKKEGAESQTEDCILTTYSKWDQIQELLGHPMEKPVVLHRSSSANNTNPFGSTFCFGLQRMIFEVMQNNHIASVTLYGAPRTTSQARPESSSSSH; translated from the exons ATGCTGGATCTTGAGGTGGTGCCTGAGAGATCACTAGGAAATGAGCAATGGGAATTTGCCTTAG gGATGCCATTTTCCCAGGCCATCTCTATCCTTCAGAAACACTGCCGCATCATCAAAAATGTCCAGGTGCTTTACAGTGAACAG ACTCCCCTCTGCCATGACCTCATACTGAACTTGACTCAGGATGGGATTAAACTGCTGTTTGATGCCACAAGTCAGAGACTCAAG GTGATTGAAGTGTATGACCTGAGCAAAGTCAAGTTGAAATACTG TGGAGTCCATTTCAACTCTCAGGCCATTGCCCCCACAATAGAGCAAATAGACCAGTCTTTTGGAGCTACTCACCCTGGAG TTTACAATGCTGCAGAACAGTTGTTCCATCTCAACTTTCGAGGACTGTCCTTTTCCTTTCAACTGGACTCATGGAATGAAGCTCCTAAATACGAG ATTCCACATGGGGCCATGGTTAAGAGGATGCACATCTACACTGGCAACAACCTGCAGGAAACAAG AGCTCCTGCCATGCCGTTGGCATGTTTCCTTGGCAACATCTATGCAGAGTGCGTGGATGTCCTGAGAGATCGGGCTGGACCTCTGGGGCTCAAACTCCGTCTTCTCACTGCAG GCTCTGGTCTGGGTGTGATGGCTGATGCTAAAGTCAGATCTTTAGAGAGAAATATCTACTTTGGAGATTCCTGTCAGGATGTACTGGGTGCTCTGGGTTCACCACATAAAGTCTTTTACAAGTCAGAGGACAAG atgaaGATCCACTCTCCATCACCTCATAAGCAGGTTCCTTCCAAGTGTAATGACTACTTCTTCAACTACTTCACCCTTGGAGTG gATATCTTGTTTGACTCATCAACTCACCTGGTTAAGAAGTTTGTACTCCATACAAACTATCCTGGACATTACAACTTCAATAT ATACCATCGATGTGACTTTAAGATTCCACTAGTTATCAAAAAAG AAGGAGCCGAGTCTCAGACTGAGGACTGCATCTTGACCACCTACAGCAAG TGGGATCAGATTCAGGAACTGCTGGGCCATCCAATGGAAAAGCCTGTAGTGCTTCACAG ATCCTCTTCAGCCAACAACACCAACCCCTTTGGCTCTACCTTCTGCTTTGGACTGCAGAGGATGATCTTTGAG GTGATGCAGAATAACCACATAGCTTCAGTGACCCTCTACGGTGCTCCACGAACCACCAGTCAAGCCCGGCCTGAGTCCAGTAGTAGTTCCCACTGA
- the phaf1 gene encoding phagosome assembly factor 1 isoform X1: protein MLDLEVVPERSLGNEQWEFALGMPFSQAISILQKHCRIIKNVQVLYSEQTPLCHDLILNLTQDGIKLLFDATSQRLKVIEVYDLSKVKLKYCGVHFNSQAIAPTIEQIDQSFGATHPGVYNAAEQLFHLNFRGLSFSFQLDSWNEAPKYEPNFAMGLASLQIPHGAMVKRMHIYTGNNLQETRAPAMPLACFLGNIYAECVDVLRDRAGPLGLKLRLLTAGSGLGVMADAKVRSLERNIYFGDSCQDVLGALGSPHKVFYKSEDKMKIHSPSPHKQVPSKCNDYFFNYFTLGVDILFDSSTHLVKKFVLHTNYPGHYNFNIYHRCDFKIPLVIKKEGAESQTEDCILTTYSKWDQIQELLGHPMEKPVVLHRSSSANNTNPFGSTFCFGLQRMIFEVMQNNHIASVTLYGAPRTTSQARPESSSSSH, encoded by the exons ATGCTGGATCTTGAGGTGGTGCCTGAGAGATCACTAGGAAATGAGCAATGGGAATTTGCCTTAG gGATGCCATTTTCCCAGGCCATCTCTATCCTTCAGAAACACTGCCGCATCATCAAAAATGTCCAGGTGCTTTACAGTGAACAG ACTCCCCTCTGCCATGACCTCATACTGAACTTGACTCAGGATGGGATTAAACTGCTGTTTGATGCCACAAGTCAGAGACTCAAG GTGATTGAAGTGTATGACCTGAGCAAAGTCAAGTTGAAATACTG TGGAGTCCATTTCAACTCTCAGGCCATTGCCCCCACAATAGAGCAAATAGACCAGTCTTTTGGAGCTACTCACCCTGGAG TTTACAATGCTGCAGAACAGTTGTTCCATCTCAACTTTCGAGGACTGTCCTTTTCCTTTCAACTGGACTCATGGAATGAAGCTCCTAAATACGAG CCTAACTTTGCCATGGGTTTGGCCTCCCTGCAGATTCCACATGGGGCCATGGTTAAGAGGATGCACATCTACACTGGCAACAACCTGCAGGAAACAAG AGCTCCTGCCATGCCGTTGGCATGTTTCCTTGGCAACATCTATGCAGAGTGCGTGGATGTCCTGAGAGATCGGGCTGGACCTCTGGGGCTCAAACTCCGTCTTCTCACTGCAG GCTCTGGTCTGGGTGTGATGGCTGATGCTAAAGTCAGATCTTTAGAGAGAAATATCTACTTTGGAGATTCCTGTCAGGATGTACTGGGTGCTCTGGGTTCACCACATAAAGTCTTTTACAAGTCAGAGGACAAG atgaaGATCCACTCTCCATCACCTCATAAGCAGGTTCCTTCCAAGTGTAATGACTACTTCTTCAACTACTTCACCCTTGGAGTG gATATCTTGTTTGACTCATCAACTCACCTGGTTAAGAAGTTTGTACTCCATACAAACTATCCTGGACATTACAACTTCAATAT ATACCATCGATGTGACTTTAAGATTCCACTAGTTATCAAAAAAG AAGGAGCCGAGTCTCAGACTGAGGACTGCATCTTGACCACCTACAGCAAG TGGGATCAGATTCAGGAACTGCTGGGCCATCCAATGGAAAAGCCTGTAGTGCTTCACAG ATCCTCTTCAGCCAACAACACCAACCCCTTTGGCTCTACCTTCTGCTTTGGACTGCAGAGGATGATCTTTGAG GTGATGCAGAATAACCACATAGCTTCAGTGACCCTCTACGGTGCTCCACGAACCACCAGTCAAGCCCGGCCTGAGTCCAGTAGTAGTTCCCACTGA